A genomic region of Gammaproteobacteria bacterium contains the following coding sequences:
- the smpB gene encoding SsrA-binding protein SmpB translates to MTKKAKQPDNSIALNRKALHDYFIEEHYEAGIALEGWEVKSLRAGRSQLKESYVLLKNGEAFIVGMHISPLLSASTHVNPDPTRTRKLLLHRSELNKLIGAVERKGYTAVPLSMYWVKQRVKIKIALAHGKKQHDKRQTEKERDWAREKQQAMRQKNR, encoded by the coding sequence ATGACCAAAAAAGCGAAACAGCCCGACAATAGCATTGCGCTCAATAGAAAAGCCTTACATGACTACTTTATTGAAGAGCATTACGAAGCAGGCATTGCACTCGAAGGCTGGGAAGTTAAAAGCCTCCGAGCGGGCCGCTCTCAGCTCAAAGAAAGCTACGTCCTTCTTAAAAACGGCGAAGCCTTCATCGTAGGTATGCATATCAGCCCTTTGCTCAGCGCTTCCACGCATGTGAACCCAGACCCAACGCGCACCCGAAAGCTCCTTCTACACCGATCAGAGCTCAATAAATTGATTGGAGCTGTTGAACGCAAAGGCTACACAGCCGTTCCACTCTCTATGTATTGGGTTAAGCAACGCGTCAAAATCAAAATTGCTCTAGCCCATGGTAAAAAACAACACGATAAACGACAAACTGAGAAAGAGCGCGACTGGGCCCGAGAAAAACAACAAGCCATGCGACAGAAAAATCGTTA
- a CDS encoding outer membrane protein assembly factor BamE — translation MQTLRKLTYSIAALALSVCITSCDHIPIGYDVPVDQGNIIHPDSVSQLRLGMTRDQVNDIMGEPVVVNTFDTRCWHYVYTSSSRKKHFEKKNLTLVFEHDRLVKIVH, via the coding sequence ATGCAAACATTAAGGAAACTGACATATTCAATAGCCGCTTTGGCTTTATCAGTGTGCATAACAAGCTGTGATCATATCCCTATTGGATATGACGTCCCGGTTGACCAAGGAAATATTATACATCCAGACAGTGTTAGCCAACTCAGATTAGGCATGACTCGTGATCAAGTAAACGACATCATGGGTGAGCCTGTCGTAGTCAATACTTTTGACACTCGCTGCTGGCATTATGTTTACACCAGTTCCAGTCGCAAAAAACACTTCGAAAAGAAAAATCTTACTCTCGTTTTTGAACACGATAGACTTGTCAAAATTGTGCACTAA
- the recN gene encoding DNA repair protein RecN, giving the protein MLNHIDIKNFVLIDHLSLDLHSGLTTITGETGAGKSIILDAIELALGQRAENMIVRQGAEQCEITLLFSVNKNSPAFEWLNSHDLTSDEECIIRRVITSDGRSRASINTVNCPLQQIKELANLLINIHGQHQHQALLKRQYQRQLVDNYANHPALLDQVSTFYHAWRKTYDELKSIRDNQQDHTSEITLLNEHIAELEDCDLKADTYELLDLEQRQLAAVDSQLIHLNQAHQLLSQHDEENLLDKLYIIEHALQEQKKLLPQLDNLLGMLNNASMLLHETNSELERLLASLEPDPQRLSQVEKSLEKIHHLARKHRIKPNELHTLQNTLQARLHSLIHTEERIAELTAQLETLNTNYQRAAQKLSESRIKAAVKLSKVITTQMQELSLGGGTFKIEIHADQNSQPRVEGLDDIEFSVCTNPSQPLSPLSKVASGGELSRISLAIHVATGQKMTIPTQIFDEVDVGIGGPTASIVGKLLRQLGTQSQILCITHLAQVAANGHNHLYVSKSSDKKSATTNITPLNREERAKELARMLGDLTVTSNAIAHAENLLTNAETI; this is encoded by the coding sequence ATGTTAAATCATATCGACATTAAAAATTTTGTACTGATTGATCATCTCTCCTTGGATTTACATTCAGGTCTGACCACAATTACCGGAGAAACGGGCGCTGGAAAGTCGATTATTCTCGATGCGATCGAACTCGCTTTAGGTCAACGTGCTGAAAATATGATCGTACGTCAAGGCGCTGAGCAATGTGAAATTACACTACTATTTTCTGTCAATAAAAATTCACCTGCGTTTGAGTGGTTAAATTCGCATGACTTAACAAGTGATGAGGAATGTATAATTCGTCGTGTCATTACGAGTGATGGCCGATCACGCGCCAGTATCAACACTGTGAATTGCCCTTTACAACAAATTAAAGAGCTTGCTAATTTATTGATCAACATTCACGGACAACATCAACACCAAGCTTTACTTAAGCGCCAATATCAACGACAACTCGTCGATAATTACGCGAATCACCCTGCTCTGCTTGATCAAGTCTCAACATTTTACCATGCATGGCGGAAAACCTACGACGAACTAAAAAGTATTCGGGACAATCAACAAGATCACACTTCCGAAATTACTTTACTCAATGAGCACATTGCTGAATTAGAAGACTGTGATTTAAAAGCAGATACTTACGAATTATTAGATCTGGAGCAACGTCAGCTAGCTGCCGTAGATTCGCAGTTAATACATCTAAATCAAGCACATCAATTACTGAGCCAACATGATGAAGAAAATTTACTCGATAAATTGTATATCATCGAACATGCATTGCAGGAACAAAAAAAATTACTGCCTCAACTCGATAATTTATTAGGAATGCTAAACAATGCCTCTATGCTATTGCACGAAACGAATTCTGAGTTAGAGCGTTTATTAGCTTCATTAGAACCAGATCCACAAAGACTCTCTCAAGTCGAAAAATCCTTAGAAAAAATTCATCATCTTGCTCGAAAACATCGTATTAAACCTAATGAATTACACACCTTACAAAATACTTTGCAAGCACGCCTTCATTCATTAATACATACAGAAGAGCGGATTGCAGAACTCACAGCACAATTGGAAACACTTAATACTAATTATCAGCGTGCTGCCCAAAAATTAAGCGAAAGTCGTATTAAAGCAGCAGTTAAACTCAGCAAAGTCATTACCACACAAATGCAAGAATTAAGCTTAGGCGGTGGAACATTCAAAATTGAAATTCACGCTGACCAAAATAGCCAACCTCGCGTAGAAGGTCTTGATGATATCGAGTTTTCAGTCTGTACCAATCCAAGCCAACCACTGAGTCCATTATCAAAAGTCGCTTCGGGCGGTGAACTGTCGAGGATCAGTTTAGCAATTCATGTTGCGACCGGACAAAAAATGACTATTCCTACGCAGATTTTTGATGAAGTCGATGTAGGCATTGGAGGCCCAACCGCCTCAATTGTTGGTAAACTACTTCGTCAACTCGGAACTCAATCACAAATTTTATGCATCACTCACTTAGCACAAGTTGCTGCAAACGGGCATAATCACTTATACGTAAGTAAAAGTAGTGATAAAAAATCCGCCACAACGAATATCACTCCTTTAAATCGCGAAGAAAGAGCAAAAGAACTTGCCAGGATGTTGGGGGATTTAACAGTTACTTCGAATGCTATTGCACACGCAGAAAATTTATTAACGAATGCAGAAACTATTTAG
- the fur gene encoding ferric iron uptake transcriptional regulator, with the protein MFALLFILINNGNFTGLYSTNKVSSIPVDDDFSTGVKFLTGRCCVEAPKKKHELQNAGLKVTVPRIRILEILQNAERRHMSAEEVYKSLLESGEDVGLATVYRVLTQFEAAGLVQRHNFESDHAVFELDQGEHHDHLVCVECDFVVEFVDEGIEKKQSEIAEKSGFLMTDHELVIYGVCKKCREKSK; encoded by the coding sequence ATGTTTGCATTGCTCTTTATCCTCATTAACAATGGTAATTTCACTGGATTGTATTCTACCAACAAAGTGAGTAGCATACCAGTCGATGATGATTTTTCAACTGGAGTAAAATTCTTAACCGGGAGATGCTGTGTGGAAGCGCCGAAAAAAAAGCATGAGCTGCAGAATGCAGGATTGAAAGTAACTGTCCCTCGCATTAGGATTTTAGAGATTTTGCAAAATGCAGAACGTCGCCACATGAGTGCTGAAGAGGTTTATAAATCCTTATTAGAAAGTGGTGAGGATGTGGGGTTGGCAACCGTTTATAGAGTGTTGACACAATTTGAAGCCGCAGGATTAGTTCAACGGCATAATTTTGAAAGTGATCATGCAGTATTTGAATTAGATCAGGGTGAGCATCACGACCATCTTGTTTGTGTAGAATGTGATTTCGTTGTTGAGTTTGTTGACGAAGGTATAGAAAAAAAACAATCTGAAATTGCTGAGAAATCTGGCTTTTTAATGACGGATCATGAATTAGTGATTTACGGAGTCTGCAAAAAGTGTAGAGAGAAGTCTAAATAG
- a CDS encoding NAD(+) kinase, translating to MTTQQPFKRIALIGRQRIEGISETLETIICFLEKQGYAVVLESLTAALLPDSTLPNVHKEQLNKVADLIMVVGGDGSLLGAARIGADQNLPVLGINRGTLGFLTDIAPDDLNQILEVLSGQYISEDRFLLQAKVQHDSQHEGAMIAVNDFVLLPGDKAQMITFDLYINDYFAYNLRADGLIVATPTGSTAYALSGGGPILHPSLDAIVLVPLCPHTLSSRPIVVKSDSNVRIHISDSNYTIPQISHDGQRRIPVPIGADITVTRHSNTFTLIHPMNYNYFYTLSTKLHWKG from the coding sequence ATGACAACGCAACAGCCCTTCAAGCGTATCGCCCTCATCGGCAGACAACGGATCGAAGGCATTAGTGAAACACTCGAAACAATCATTTGTTTTCTAGAAAAACAGGGCTACGCTGTGGTGTTAGAAAGTTTAACGGCCGCACTATTGCCAGATAGCACCCTACCAAATGTACATAAAGAACAGCTTAATAAAGTCGCGGATTTAATAATGGTTGTGGGTGGTGATGGAAGCTTATTAGGTGCCGCAAGAATAGGCGCCGATCAAAATTTACCGGTGCTAGGTATCAATCGAGGTACTTTGGGTTTCTTAACAGATATTGCACCCGATGACCTAAATCAGATTCTTGAAGTACTTTCTGGCCAATACATTTCAGAAGATCGATTTCTACTTCAAGCTAAAGTACAACACGATAGCCAACACGAAGGCGCCATGATAGCTGTCAATGATTTTGTGTTGCTACCCGGCGATAAAGCACAAATGATTACATTTGATTTATACATCAATGATTATTTCGCCTACAACTTGCGTGCCGATGGTTTGATTGTTGCTACACCAACAGGATCTACGGCATACGCATTATCCGGAGGCGGACCCATATTACATCCTAGTTTAGATGCCATCGTACTCGTACCACTCTGTCCACACACACTCAGTAGTAGGCCGATTGTTGTGAAAAGTGATAGCAATGTTCGAATTCATATCAGTGATAGCAATTATACTATTCCTCAAATCAGTCACGATGGACAACGACGCATTCCTGTTCCTATAGGTGCAGATATTACTGTCACTAGGCACTCAAATACGTTCACACTAATTCATCCAATGAATTACAATTATTTTTACACCTTAAGCACAAAACTACATTGGAAAGGCTAA
- the vapB gene encoding type II toxin-antitoxin system VapB family antitoxin: MQHTKVFKSGNSWAVRLPKNFGFCDKEVEIFKRGNEVVIREIRHNLKDAFTLLTQLPKDFYEEGRVDIPPQEREF; this comes from the coding sequence ATGCAACATACTAAGGTTTTTAAATCAGGCAACTCCTGGGCTGTGCGGCTTCCTAAGAATTTTGGCTTCTGTGATAAAGAGGTCGAAATTTTTAAACGCGGAAATGAGGTGGTTATTCGCGAAATACGCCATAACTTAAAGGACGCATTTACATTGCTGACCCAGTTGCCAAAGGATTTTTACGAAGAAGGCAGAGTAGACATCCCTCCTCAAGAAAGAGAGTTTTAA
- a CDS encoding type II toxin-antitoxin system VapC family toxin: protein MALRYLLDTNICIYIAKKTPATVLSRFEQLSIGEVGMSTITYGELIFGAQKSQHPKKTLHILEELAGLIPPLPISTDTGKIYGKIRETLETKGKIIGNNDLWIAAHTLSLNVTLVTNNMNEFSRIPHLKLENWVSTY, encoded by the coding sequence ATGGCTTTGCGTTACCTCCTTGATACTAATATTTGCATTTATATTGCTAAAAAGACACCGGCTACTGTTCTGAGTCGATTTGAACAACTCTCTATAGGAGAAGTTGGGATGTCCACCATAACGTATGGGGAGCTTATTTTTGGTGCTCAAAAAAGTCAGCATCCCAAAAAAACGCTACATATACTCGAAGAATTAGCTGGCTTAATTCCACCTCTCCCTATCTCAACGGATACAGGGAAAATCTATGGAAAAATTCGCGAGACACTAGAAACAAAAGGAAAAATAATTGGCAACAATGACCTTTGGATTGCTGCTCACACCTTATCATTGAATGTAACGTTAGTAACAAATAACATGAATGAATTTTCAAGAATACCTCATCTTAAATTAGAGAATTGGGTTAGTACTTACTGA
- a CDS encoding type II toxin-antitoxin system RatA family toxin has product MPDVKKSKVVPFTPAQMYALVNDIKRYPEFVPWCQRSELLSETEDEIRAKLHFSGGGFEKSFTTCNRLQKDKMIELRLVDGPFKHLEGFWRFDHNENGGCVVVLDLEFEFSNKLLSLAFGPFFHQVANSLVDAFTKRAEEIYV; this is encoded by the coding sequence ATGCCAGATGTTAAAAAATCCAAAGTTGTGCCTTTTACGCCCGCGCAAATGTATGCCTTGGTGAACGATATTAAACGATATCCGGAATTTGTTCCGTGGTGTCAGCGCAGTGAATTATTGAGTGAAACTGAAGATGAGATCAGAGCGAAACTTCATTTTTCAGGTGGGGGTTTTGAGAAATCTTTTACTACTTGTAATCGCTTGCAAAAAGATAAAATGATTGAGCTGCGATTGGTTGATGGACCGTTTAAACATTTAGAAGGGTTTTGGCGATTTGATCACAATGAAAATGGTGGATGTGTCGTAGTATTGGATTTGGAATTTGAATTTTCAAACAAATTGCTGAGTTTGGCTTTTGGTCCGTTTTTTCATCAAGTTGCGAATTCCTTAGTAGATGCATTCACAAAACGTGCAGAAGAAATCTATGTCTGA
- a CDS encoding RnfH family protein, protein MHSQNVQKKSMSDLIQVEICYVNPQEQFLVSVAVPDNSTVRYVIEKSKILEHFSELKLDKLVVGIFGQKCILDTTINEGDRVEIYRPLTIDPKVARRLRAHKKNLKNKLV, encoded by the coding sequence ATGCATTCACAAAACGTGCAGAAGAAATCTATGTCTGATTTGATTCAGGTTGAGATTTGTTATGTAAATCCTCAAGAACAATTTCTAGTATCAGTAGCCGTGCCAGACAATAGCACAGTACGATACGTTATCGAAAAGTCAAAAATTTTAGAGCATTTTTCTGAGCTTAAATTAGATAAACTTGTAGTGGGAATTTTTGGTCAAAAATGCATACTCGATACAACCATCAATGAAGGTGATCGAGTTGAAATTTATCGTCCACTCACTATTGACCCAAAAGTCGCGAGACGATTGCGTGCGCATAAGAAAAATCTAAAAAATAAATTAGTATGA